TATCAGCATCCCGCTGCGTCGCGGTGCGCGCTGCGATCACCGATTGCAGTTTGCGCAATTGCTTGGTGCGCGGGCTGTCGGCCTGCGACGTCTTTGACGGGGGGTCTTGGGTATCACCAATTTCGTAATCGTCCTGCAAAGCGGCACTCAGATAACCGACCTTGTTCTTTATGTTCTTGCGTGCGCCCACATAATCTAACTTTTGGGCAACCTTTTCTTCGCCATGGGCACTGATCCATTGCTGCGCCAACCGGTCCGACACGTCGAGCTCAAGCAATTGACGATATACATCACTGTGCCGGGTCCCTGCCCCATCATCGATATTCATGATCGACAATTGCGGGTTCTCTTTGATGCGGAACCGAATATGCGAAATCGTGCGCCCAATTTTGCGGGTTTCAGGCGTCACGATAATGTTGGACGTTTTGTTAATTTCGCTGACCGCGGGTTTGATCACCTTGGCGTTCAGATGTTTGTAACTTTCGTAATAGGCGGATCCGTCCAGGCCCATCAACCGACGAAACAGATCCATTGGCCACCAGCCCGTGCTGCCCGTGCGCACAAATCGATAGCAATTTTCATAGAGCGCCAGCGCATGACCGGACGTGAACCTGCGCTGAATATTCAGGTTGATCAGCGCAAACACTTTGGGGTCATTCAGCTTTTCTGCAAGCGCGGGGGAATAGGAATATTCGCAAATGCCGCCTTTTAGTTTGGCATAGCTCAGCAGGCTGGACACGCCCCATTCCTGCTGGCCCTTTTCATCCAGCATGTCCCATTCCGC
This genomic interval from Aestuariibius sp. HNIBRBA575 contains the following:
- a CDS encoding replication initiation protein; this encodes MVAELGDIPEDIPRDKLTGSLRRGAVKKHVAAIHVSGKLTLLQRKLSNVLLLNAYDTLTSQSTYRIDARTLCMMIGYNSNDMDTLKQSLRGLAETVAEWDMLDEKGQQEWGVSSLLSYAKLKGGICEYSYSPALAEKLNDPKVFALINLNIQRRFTSGHALALYENCYRFVRTGSTGWWPMDLFRRLMGLDGSAYYESYKHLNAKVIKPAVSEINKTSNIIVTPETRKIGRTISHIRFRIKENPQLSIMNIDDGAGTRHSDVYRQLLELDVSDRLAQQWISAHGEEKVAQKLDYVGARKNIKNKVGYLSAALQDDYEIGDTQDPPSKTSQADSPRTKQLRKLQSVIAARTATQRDADKRHFLSRLDNDAARADFDRFGWVSSVNATAIFEFWDSLEPGLFDDP